Proteins from one Muntiacus reevesi chromosome X, mMunRee1.1, whole genome shotgun sequence genomic window:
- the TMEM187 gene encoding LOW QUALITY PROTEIN: transmembrane protein 187 (The sequence of the model RefSeq protein was modified relative to this genomic sequence to represent the inferred CDS: substituted 1 base at 1 genomic stop codon), producing the protein MKPESGQALFHVALASCLCVATVHTGIFECVSVQVGYEHYAEAPVTSLPAFLAMPFNSLINMAYDFLGVYWLRSQACAPGGLAERQRACYLKDVFAGMALVYGPVQXLCIGMQTRPSAVLDQWLTLPIFAWPVAWCLCLDRDWKPWLFLAVEGLSLCSYSLALLHPRGFELALGLHIAAAMGQTLHTQGCHGDTSSGTYLALGVLSCLGFVVLKLYDHELAQWHLFQQLTGHFWSKVCDVLQFHFASLFLTHLHTCRRCPPMEKMRSSVGRRGL; encoded by the coding sequence ATGAAGCCTGAGTCGGGGCAGGCCCTCTTCCACGTGGCCCTGGCAAGCTGCCTCTGCGTGGCCACCGTCCACACTGGTATTTTTGAATGTGTCTCTGTCCAAGTGGGCTATGAGCACTACGCAGAAGCCCCGGTCAccagcctccctgccttcctGGCCATGCCCTTCAACTCCCTCATTAACATGGCCTACGATTTCCTGGGGGTGTACTGGCTGCGGAGCCAGGCCTGTGCCCCGGGAGGCCTCGCAGAGAGGCAGAGGGCTTGCTACCTGAAGGATGTCTTCGCAGGCATGGCCCTGGTCTATGGCCCGGTCCAGTGACTGTGCATCGGGATGCAGACACGGCCCAGTGCCGTGCTGGACCAGTGGCTCACCTTACCTATCTTCGCATGGCCAGTGGCCTGGTGCCTCTGCCTGGACAGGGACTGGAAGCCCTGGCTTTTCCTGGCTGTCGAGGGCCTCTCCCTGTGCAGTTACAGCCTGGCCCTGCTGCACCCCCGTGGGTTTGAGTTGGCGCTGGGCCTGCACATTGCAGCTGCCATGGGCCAGACCCTGCACACCCAGGGGTGCCACGGCGACACTTCCTCAGGAACTTACTTGGCTCTGGGCGTGCTCTCCTGCCTCGGCTTTGTGGTCCTCAAGCTTTATGACCATGAGCTCGCGCAGTGGCATCTCTTCCAGCAGCTCACAGGCCACTTCTGGTCCAAAGTCTGTGACGTGCTTCAGTTCCACTTTGCCTCCCTGTTCCTAACCCACTTACACACCTGCCGAAGATGCCCGCCTATGGAGAAGATGCGTTCAAGTGTGGGAAGAAGGGGCTTGTGA